A genomic segment from Ptychodera flava strain L36383 chromosome 8, AS_Pfla_20210202, whole genome shotgun sequence encodes:
- the LOC139138562 gene encoding uncharacterized protein: protein MELNAYSESPSRSTSDMGMSNQAMAPSYTDERSYSSFPTESEYSSRLDIDSTDVSHASPVQPKTAPNGRAVIMSWVTASRSVDEWFILSFISVLFCFPLGIAAIVKSLQGHRELRYGDVTKANLSFAAVKFFVSIAFLSGLMIPPIVGIARYHSAN, encoded by the exons ACATGGGGATGTCTAACCAGGCAATGGCACCTAGCTACACAGATGAAAGATCGTATTCCTCGTTTCCAACGGAATCTGAGTATTCATCTCGGCTCGACATCGACTCTACG GACGTATCTCATGCATCTCCTGTACAACCTAAGACGGCACCGAATGGCCGGGCTGTAATAATGTCATGGGTCACCGCTAGCAGAAGCGTGGACGAGTGGTTTATCCTGTCATTCATTTCAGTGCTGTTTTGCTTTCCACTCGGCATCGCTGCCATCGTCAAGTCACTCCAG GGACACAGAGAGCTTCGATACGGTGATGTGACCAAGGCTAACCTCTCGTTTGCTGCTGTCAAGTTCTTTGTCTCCATAGCGTTCCTTTCTGGTTTGATGATCCCACCCATTGTTGGGATAGCTAGATATCACTCTgccaattaa